The Aminivibrio pyruvatiphilus genome contains a region encoding:
- a CDS encoding DUF72 domain-containing protein, which yields MPGGGRIRIGTCSWADRGLVASGWYPPSARTAAARLAFYGAAFDTVEVDSTFYAIPEQASAFQWAARTPPGFLFNVKAWGLFTWHSVKYETLPEWVRHEIPRPESGRLDFQGLPRELRPVLWKRFTSALEPLRTMDRMGYLLFQLPPKASFSPVMMRYLERVAEVTPPFRTAVEVRNRSWMEKGNRESFLSLLKGANMAYVAVDEPELDWTVGRDFPVTATWGAVARFHGRNREGWTKKGATVAEKFRYNYSDGELLSWEGAVRDAAERAGKVFLMFNNCYRDYAVKNALRMKCLLGVACSPGEGVQGELSFGE from the coding sequence ATGCCAGGGGGAGGAAGGATCCGGATCGGAACCTGTTCATGGGCGGACCGGGGGCTCGTCGCCAGCGGATGGTATCCTCCTTCCGCCCGGACGGCCGCCGCGAGGCTGGCGTTTTACGGGGCCGCTTTCGATACCGTGGAGGTGGACAGCACCTTCTACGCCATCCCCGAGCAGGCATCGGCCTTCCAGTGGGCCGCCAGGACTCCTCCGGGCTTTTTGTTCAACGTGAAGGCCTGGGGGCTGTTCACCTGGCACTCGGTGAAGTACGAGACCCTTCCTGAATGGGTGCGCCATGAAATTCCCCGGCCGGAGTCTGGGCGCCTCGATTTTCAGGGCCTGCCCCGGGAGCTCCGGCCCGTTCTCTGGAAACGGTTCACTTCCGCCCTGGAGCCTCTCCGGACCATGGACCGCATGGGGTACCTCCTGTTCCAGCTTCCCCCGAAGGCTTCCTTTTCACCGGTGATGATGCGCTATCTCGAGCGGGTGGCGGAGGTCACTCCTCCTTTCCGCACGGCGGTGGAGGTGCGGAACAGGTCGTGGATGGAGAAGGGGAACCGGGAATCCTTCCTGTCGCTGCTTAAGGGGGCGAACATGGCCTACGTGGCCGTGGACGAGCCGGAGCTCGACTGGACCGTGGGAAGGGATTTTCCGGTGACGGCCACCTGGGGGGCCGTGGCGCGGTTTCACGGGCGGAACAGGGAGGGCTGGACAAAAAAAGGAGCCACGGTGGCGGAGAAATTCCGCTACAATTACTCAGACGGGGAACTTCTCTCCTGGGAGGGGGCTGTCAGAGACGCCGCGGAGCGGGCCGGCAAGGTCTTCCTCATGTTCAACAACTGCTACCGGGATTATGCGGTGAAAAACGCCCTCAGGATGAAATGCCTCCTCGGCGTGGCCTGTTCTCCGGGAGAGGGCGTCCAGGGGGAACTTTCCTTTGGAGAATAA